In the Bartonella apihabitans genome, CCAATGTCTCGGATGCCGGAATAGGACGACCATAAAGCAACATTTGCCTTGCAATCGTTTCGGCCCGGCTTGACGGACTTTCTTGCGACATAATAAGACCGGCACGATATTGTTCGCGTGCACGATCAAGTTCTTTCTGGTCTATCTTTTCGCTGACCTTATAAAGCTGGTCCAGAATAACGGGGATAAGGTCGCTAAGGCCGTCTTCGCTTGAAGCGGCATGAACGCCGAATAGCCCGATATCCGAAAATCCCCAATGAAAAGCGTAAATCGAATAACAAAGCCCGCGTTTTTCACGCACTTCCTGAAATAAACGTGAAGACATCCCGCCACCGAGAATGATGGATAGTATTTGGGAAGCGTAATAATCGCGAATATGATAGGCACGCCCTTCAAATCCCAAAAGCACCTGCGCATCTTTGAGATTTCGATATTCACGGAAATCGCCGCCAACATAATTGGCAAGATCGGCAAGGGGTGCCGGTGAATGGGCGCGATAACTGCCAAGCCGTTTTTCAACTTCTTTCACAAATGCCTGATGGTCAACGGCGCCTGTTGCCACAAAAATCATCCTGTCGGCGCTATAATGCTCGTTCATAAAATTCCGCAAATTATCGGAGGTCAATGCACGAACGGACTGGGCCGTGCCGAGAATCGGTCTGCCTATTGTTTGATGGCGGAATGCTGTTTCCGTAAAATGGTCGAACACAATATCTTCGGGCATGTCATTTGCAGCACCGATTTCTTGCAAAACAACCTGTTTTTCGCGTTCGAGCTCACCTTCGTCGAATTTCGGGGAAGTAATAATGTCGGCAAGAATATCGACAGCAAGGGGTACGTCATTTTTTAGTACACGTGCATAATATGCTGTGGTTTCAACGCTTGTTGCCGCATTGATTTCTCCGCCTACATCCTCGATCTCGGCAGCAATTTCATAGGCAGAGCGGTTTGCAGTGCCTTTGAAAGCCATGTGTTCGAGCATATGGGCAACGCCATGCTCGTCATATGTTTCGTTACGAGAGCCGGATTTTACCCAGATGCCGAGTGCAACACTCTCGATCTGGGGCATGGTATGCGTGACGATTGTCAAACCATTGCCAAGTCGGCTGATTTCTACACACATACGTGCGAAACTCCTTCATTCAAAACTTCAATAAAAAACCACATTATGCGTTGTCTGTCTTTTAGAAAAAATGAACAGGGTTAATGGCAGGCGCGTGACTTGCTGCCAATATAATCTTTCACTATTTTTTCATCATTCTTGAGTGTTTCATAGTGCTCGGGTCTTTCCATCAGTCCGTCGAGCCAATGGGGAAGTTTCGGCGTTATGCCGCACGAAGCTTTCACTGCATCGGGAAATTTTGCCGGATGAGCGGTAGAAAGAACCACCATAGGAATGGTTTCTTCCAAATGTTCACGCGCAACTTTGATAGCTATAGCTGTATGTGGATCGGCAAGATAATGGCTTTCCTTATAAAGTCGGTCGATCATATGGGCAGTTTCTGTTTCAGTGGAACGACCGGCCGAAAAGAGGGTGCGTATTTTTTCAAGTGCACTTTGATCTATCCGGAATTCGCCGGATTGTTTCAAACTTTCCATAGCATTGCGAATTGATACGGCATCGCGCCCCGAAGCTTCGAATAACAACCGTTCGAAATTGGAGGAAACCTGAATATCCATGGATGGAGAGGTGGTATGTTTCAACGAGTGGATTTTATAAACCCCTGTTGCAAGTGTACGCACCAGAATATCATTGTCGTTTGTTGCAATGACGAGATGGGCAATGGGAAGCCCCATACGGGAAGCAACAAAGGCCGCAAAAATGTCACCGAAATTACCGGTAGGAACAGTAAAAGATATCGCTCTGTCAGGAGCACCAAGTGAAATTGCCGAAGTAAAGTAATAGACAATTTGCGCCATGATGCGCGCCCAATTGATCGAATTGACGCCGGAAAGAGCCGTTTTATCGCGGAAAGCATGGTCGTTGAACATCGCTTTTACCAATGCCTGACAATCATCAAAGTTTCCTTCAATAGCCAGTGCATGGACATTGGCATTTTTATTGGTTGTCATCTGGCGTTGTTGCACCGGCGATACATGACCTTTTGGAAAAAGAATAAAAATATCGCAGCGTTCGCGTCCGGCAAAGGCTTCAATTGCTGCCCCGCCGGTATCACCCGAGGTTGCACCGATAATTGTTGCCCGCTTGTTCTGCCGGTTTAGTATATGATCCATCAATCGGCCAAGTAATTGCATGGCAACATCTTTGAATGCCAAGGTACGACCATGAAAGAGTTCAAGTATGAATTCATTTGTATTGGTCTGGACAAGAGGGCAAACTGCGGGATGACGGAATGTTTGATAGGCTTCGTCAACCATGGCATCAAAATCGACGCGCTCGATATCTCCTTCTACGAACGGCCAAAGAAGGGTTTTGGCAATTGTTGCATAGGATTTTCCCCGTAAAGCTTTTAACGAAGACGGTGAAAAATGCGGATAAGTTTCAGGCAAATAAAGCCCGCCGTCACGCGCGAGACCGGTCATAACTGTATCGGAAAAGCCGAGTACCGGCGCATTGGCTCTCGTGCTGATATATTTCATTCACATACTCCTCGGCTTATCAACAAACGTAAAATGTTTGCCTTCGCATTATTTTACAACCTTTACGGGACTGAAAACGTCCTCTATTTTACCAGACTTGCCAAAATATATAAAAAGCGAGACAACAACAAATCACTCTTTTCAAACGCTGATATAGACCAGGTTTACTAGTTGAGGAAAGTCCACTTCATGGATAAAAATTCGATTTATCGTTTTTCATTCGGCTTTGGCCTTATTATTGCTGCTTCGTCACTTCTCTCCGGATGCTTTATCCATAAGAAAGTTGACAATGTGCCGCCAGAGCCAAAAATTACCGAAGCACAATTGCGTGCATATTGCCCTATCGTTCTCATGCGCGACAATACGGCGTTTTATGATGTTTATGAACGTGGCGGGGAGGGGGACGCCAATAAAGTCATGTATCAGGCCGCTATCAGAGATGTTACCAGAACCTGCAACACCTCGGACACAACCTTATCCATGACAGTTGCAGCCTCGGGGCGGGTGGTGCCGGACCGATGTTTAAAAAAGGCACCGTGTCACTCCCGATCAGGGTCACAGTTATGCAAGGCGATTCTGTAATCTATTCGAAATTGCGTAACTATCCTGTTGAAATCAGTAACGGGGTTGATGCGACACAATTCATCTTTTCGGATGATCAAATTTCATTTCCAAAACCGACAGCGAAAAATATCCGTATTTTTGTCGGATATGACAGAGATCAGAAAAAATAATTGCTTGCAAGAAATGCGGGCGAGGTTCCGGCAAAAACGGAACTGCCCTTACGACTTGGAAAACGTCAAGAGTTATAAAACACCGGAAGAATATAACGCTTCCGGTGTTTTTTTGAGCTTTTTCGCGATTAAACTTTTTGACCGGATTATCTTTTAGCGCCAAAAGATTTCCTGATAAATGAAAAGACACTTTCAGAAATCGTCATATTGGCACGTTCAAAATGCTGATTTCGGATAAACGTAAAAGAACTATTCTCGCTTAACCATTGTGGCCGTCAAACTTAGTAGCTCATATATCCTTCCACTCGGACAAAGCTTTGAGAACGGCCGGTAGATCCACGTGATGTGCAATGACTGTTTCGGCTCCGGCTTCGGTTAAAACATCTGCAAGGCCGTGATAGGCGTGGGAACCGCCGGTAAAGCCTACAACACGCATTCCGGCTTTGACGGCACCGCGAACACCATGAACCGAATCTTCGATAACAATTGTATTTTCAGGCTTAGCGTGCATTTTTTTTGCCGCATAAAGATAGACATCGGGAGCCGGCTTTACTTTTTTCGTTCCAACTTCGGGTGCAGAAAAAATCTTGTTTTCAAAAAGATCGTAGAGACCGGTAATAGTAAGCATGCGCTTAATGTCTTCTGATCGCGAATTCGAGCAGATACAATAAGGATAGAGTTTGGCAACAGCTTCGACAGCCTCTCGTGCACCATCAATGCCGAGTAATTCATCTTGCATGCGCTTTTTGAAAAGTTCGGGAACCTGTTCGATCAGACCGACTGACAGGGGAACATCCGAATGTTTTTCAATTTCTTTGAGAATATCGAGAAAAATAAGCCCTGCATAACGTTCCGATATTTCCTCGGGTGTTATTTCAACACCTGCTTCTGCCAATAATTGCGATTCAATCTGGGCCGCCAGATATTCCGAATCAACAAGGACTCCATCACAATCAAAAATAACAAGATCTATCTGCGGCATCAGCTTTTATCCCGTAATGTGTCATAATAAGTTCCGATCTTTTAGACGTTTCGGTCGGTCATTGGCAATAGCTGAAAAATCAGCTTCGATTTCTATATTGTTTTCCCGGCATATGAGCTTTGGGAAATTTTGATTTTGGTAATTCGACTGATAAAAGTTTTGATTTTTCCATTTGTTTTTCAGGATGTGTGGTTCGAATTCCGGTCAGCTCTTTGTAAAATTTTATATTGTGACAATAACTGTTTTTAAAACCAGCGGCCTTTAACCCGATATTTACCCTATTTCGCCAATTTATGCTTGTTGAAACCGTGATTCGTTTGGTCACGGAAGTTATGTGTTTCGAGTATTTGTAGCCGAGTATCCTATGAGTGTTGTCCGTCTTGTAAAAGATCTCGTTCAGTCTTCTCCCGAAGAAGTATGGCGTAACCAGATTTTAAAGGGTGACTGCGTCGCAGCGCTCAATAAATTGCCCAGTCAATCGGTTGATGTAATTTTTGCCGATCCTCCCTATAATCTACAACTTGCAAATACACTTCATCGACCGGATCAATCATTGGTTGACGCAGTCGACGACGATTGGGACCAATTTGAAAGCTTTGCAGCCTATGATGCTTTCACCCGTGCGTGGCTTCTTGCTTGCCGCAGAGTATTGAAGCCGAATGGCACAATCTGGGTTATCGGCTCCTATCATAATATTTTTCGCGTTGGTACTGCCTTGCAAGATCTCGGCTTCTGGATGCTCAACGATATTATCTGGCGTAAGACCAACCCGATGCCCAATTTCAAAGGACGCCGTTTTCAGAATGCGCATGAAACATTGATCTGGGCCTCGCGCGATCAGAATGCAAAAAAATACACCTTCAATTATGAAGCGATGAAAGCAGCCAATGATGATGTGCAGATGCGTTCTGACTGGCTTTTCCCGATCTGCACCGGTGCTGAACGCCTGAAGGACGAAAACGGCCATAAAATTCATCCTACACAGAAACCGGAAGCTTTGCTTTCCCGTATCATCATGTCGTCGACAAAACCGGGCGACGTTATTCTGGATCCGTTTTTCGGTTCGGGCACGACCGGCGCCGTTGCAAAGCGCCTTGGCCGCGATTTTGTGGGTATCGAGCGTGAACAATCCTATATCGATGCGGCTTTGGAAAGAATTGCTGCGGTTGAACCGTTAGAAAAGCCAGAACTTGCAATGATTTCGGGGAAACGGTCGGAACCTCGTGTCGCCTTTGTAAGCCTTCTTGAAGCAGGACTATTGAAACCGGGCAGCGTTCTTTATGATAAAAAACGGGAACATACAGCCATTGTCCGTGCAGATGGAACTGTCGTGGTTGATGGCGAAGCCGGTTCGATTCATATGATGGGACGAAAGGTACAAAACAGCGCGAGCTGCAACGGTTGGACGTTCTGGTATTTTGAAAAAAATGGTCAGCTCGTTTTGATAGACGAATTACGTTTAACTATTCGGGAACAAATGGCCAAGCATGGCGTTTAAACTTCGAATGGCCGGATAACCTCCAGTCTCCGGTCTTACACAAAAGGCGTGCGCATGAATTGCGCCGCCTTTTTATTTTTGCGCTTATTTTTGAATTTTATTTATTTTGAAAATTGCAATGCGTGTTTTTGTGGTGTCCGATTTTTTCTTGTTTTGGATTTAAAAATTTCGGGGAAGGCAACGGCAATTGCTTTTTTCATGACCGTTGGCAGGGCTTCATTGTTAAGATGATCCAACCGGCACCACCAACCATTTCCGGCTTTTGTTTTTTCAACATTTTCAGCCAAATAGACATCAAGCGTGAGAGAAAAATGGGTAAAAATATGATGAGCCTGTCCTTTGAATAACCAGTTTCCGCTAAATGGTGCGTCGGCAACAGAATAAGTTTGTTGATCGCCGAACTGATTGGGGATTTGTGTCATTCCTCCAAGCAGCCCTGAACTATGCCGTTTTTCCAGATAAATTTCATCGTTTCTGCTTAACGCTATAAAAGCAACACCGCTGCGTTGCGGCCTCTTTATCTTTGGTGGTTTGACAGGAAATGCCTCGGGCCTTGCCATTTTTTTAGCTTTGCAAAGGCTTTCAACAGGACAAATCATGCATTTCGGTTCGCGTGGGGTGCAAATCGATGCACCGAGATCCATCATGCTCTGTGCAAAATCTCCGCAACGTGTAGATGGTGTCAGATCTTGCGTCTTGTTTCTTATAATTGTTTTTGCCTGCGGCAATGGCACTTCAATGGCAAAGAGGCGAGCAACAATCCGTTCGACATTTCCGTCAACGACAGCAGCCGGCTGATTATAGGCAATTGAAAGAATAGCGGCTGCTGTATAATCGCCAATTCCGGGAAGTTTTTTCAACTTTTCGAGCGAATACGGGAATATGCCATCATAGTCGGTTGCAACTTGTTCAGCACATTTTTTAAGATTTCTTGCGCGTGAAT is a window encoding:
- a CDS encoding pitrilysin family protein, with the protein product MCVEISRLGNGLTIVTHTMPQIESVALGIWVKSGSRNETYDEHGVAHMLEHMAFKGTANRSAYEIAAEIEDVGGEINAATSVETTAYYARVLKNDVPLAVDILADIITSPKFDEGELEREKQVVLQEIGAANDMPEDIVFDHFTETAFRHQTIGRPILGTAQSVRALTSDNLRNFMNEHYSADRMIFVATGAVDHQAFVKEVEKRLGSYRAHSPAPLADLANYVGGDFREYRNLKDAQVLLGFEGRAYHIRDYYASQILSIILGGGMSSRLFQEVREKRGLCYSIYAFHWGFSDIGLFGVHAASSEDGLSDLIPVILDQLYKVSEKIDQKELDRAREQYRAGLIMSQESPSSRAETIARQMLLYGRPIPASETLERLSLLTVDRLTDLAERLFIDSKPTLAAVGAIGPIMSYGDLVAALSSGAGRRPY
- the thrC gene encoding threonine synthase: MKYISTRANAPVLGFSDTVMTGLARDGGLYLPETYPHFSPSSLKALRGKSYATIAKTLLWPFVEGDIERVDFDAMVDEAYQTFRHPAVCPLVQTNTNEFILELFHGRTLAFKDVAMQLLGRLMDHILNRQNKRATIIGATSGDTGGAAIEAFAGRERCDIFILFPKGHVSPVQQRQMTTNKNANVHALAIEGNFDDCQALVKAMFNDHAFRDKTALSGVNSINWARIMAQIVYYFTSAISLGAPDRAISFTVPTGNFGDIFAAFVASRMGLPIAHLVIATNDNDILVRTLATGVYKIHSLKHTTSPSMDIQVSSNFERLLFEASGRDAVSIRNAMESLKQSGEFRIDQSALEKIRTLFSAGRSTETETAHMIDRLYKESHYLADPHTAIAIKVAREHLEETIPMVVLSTAHPAKFPDAVKASCGITPKLPHWLDGLMERPEHYETLKNDEKIVKDYIGSKSRACH
- a CDS encoding HAD family phosphatase; translated protein: MPQIDLVIFDCDGVLVDSEYLAAQIESQLLAEAGVEITPEEISERYAGLIFLDILKEIEKHSDVPLSVGLIEQVPELFKKRMQDELLGIDGAREAVEAVAKLYPYCICSNSRSEDIKRMLTITGLYDLFENKIFSAPEVGTKKVKPAPDVYLYAAKKMHAKPENTIVIEDSVHGVRGAVKAGMRVVGFTGGSHAYHGLADVLTEAGAETVIAHHVDLPAVLKALSEWKDI
- a CDS encoding site-specific DNA-methyltransferase, yielding MSVVRLVKDLVQSSPEEVWRNQILKGDCVAALNKLPSQSVDVIFADPPYNLQLANTLHRPDQSLVDAVDDDWDQFESFAAYDAFTRAWLLACRRVLKPNGTIWVIGSYHNIFRVGTALQDLGFWMLNDIIWRKTNPMPNFKGRRFQNAHETLIWASRDQNAKKYTFNYEAMKAANDDVQMRSDWLFPICTGAERLKDENGHKIHPTQKPEALLSRIIMSSTKPGDVILDPFFGSGTTGAVAKRLGRDFVGIEREQSYIDAALERIAAVEPLEKPELAMISGKRSEPRVAFVSLLEAGLLKPGSVLYDKKREHTAIVRADGTVVVDGEAGSIHMMGRKVQNSASCNGWTFWYFEKNGQLVLIDELRLTIREQMAKHGV
- the mutY gene encoding A/G-specific adenine glycosylase is translated as MTDFSDKLLFWYDHYHRTLPWRIAPADFLNGEKPDPYRVWLSEVMLQQTTVEAVKPYFKKFVTKWPDIFSLAKADLEDVLKAWAGLGYYSRARNLKKCAEQVATDYDGIFPYSLEKLKKLPGIGDYTAAAILSIAYNQPAAVVDGNVERIVARLFAIEVPLPQAKTIIRNKTQDLTPSTRCGDFAQSMMDLGASICTPREPKCMICPVESLCKAKKMARPEAFPVKPPKIKRPQRSGVAFIALSRNDEIYLEKRHSSGLLGGMTQIPNQFGDQQTYSVADAPFSGNWLFKGQAHHIFTHFSLTLDVYLAENVEKTKAGNGWWCRLDHLNNEALPTVMKKAIAVAFPEIFKSKTRKNRTPQKHALQFSK